A part of Candidatus Chromulinivoraceae bacterium genomic DNA contains:
- the rplP gene encoding 50S ribosomal protein L16 — protein MLLPKKTKYRKVRKGKNDGIATRGNYIAFGDFALQSMSNERITSRQIESSRQAMTRYIKRGGKIWIRIFPHTPVTRKPQDVKMGSGKGNPEFFVAKVKAGTVLFEMKGVDEAVAREAMRLAAHKLPVKTKFIMREQV, from the coding sequence ATGTTACTGCCAAAGAAAACTAAATATCGAAAAGTTCGTAAAGGCAAGAACGATGGTATCGCGACTCGCGGTAACTATATAGCCTTTGGTGATTTTGCCCTGCAGTCTATGTCAAACGAGCGTATCACCTCACGTCAGATCGAATCTTCACGTCAGGCGATGACTCGCTACATCAAGCGCGGTGGTAAAATCTGGATCCGTATCTTCCCACACACTCCTGTGACTCGTAAGCCGCAGGACGTAAAGATGGGTAGCGGTAAAGGTAACCCAGAGTTTTTTGTCGCTAAGGTAAAAGCTGGTACTGTTTTGTTTGAAATGAAGGGTGTAGACGAAGCTGTTGCTCGCGAAGCTATGCGTCTTGCCGCACACAAACTACCAGTTAAGACCAAGTTCATCATGAGGGAGCAAGTATAA
- the rpmC gene encoding 50S ribosomal protein L29, with protein MAEKKTTQATEIKTLAQLREEVATKRADLIVARRGHAMGELANPRVLTSTKKEIARLLTAIRVAEIAEKESK; from the coding sequence ATGGCTGAAAAGAAAACTACACAGGCTACTGAGATCAAAACGCTCGCACAACTTCGCGAAGAAGTAGCGACGAAGCGTGCTGATCTTATTGTTGCTCGTCGTGGCCACGCCATGGGCGAACTTGCAAACCCACGTGTGCTGACAAGTACCAAGAAAGAAATTGCGCGACTTCTGACTGCTATCCGGGTAGCTGAAATCGCCGAAAAGGAGAGTAAATAA
- the rplV gene encoding 50S ribosomal protein L22 produces the protein MADQPIVVRAYAKGVDQTPRKVSLVASLVRGRTVADALVILENVPKRASTPVKKAIASAAANATNNHGLDGKTLQIKTLSVTAGPRLKRFKPASRGRALPFQKRSSHILVEVTGAEKPKKKPVAAPAAESAKESK, from the coding sequence ATGGCTGATCAACCTATCGTTGTACGTGCCTACGCTAAGGGTGTTGACCAAACGCCACGCAAGGTTAGCCTTGTTGCAAGCCTCGTTCGCGGTCGCACTGTAGCTGACGCACTTGTTATCCTTGAAAATGTTCCTAAACGCGCATCGACGCCTGTTAAAAAGGCTATCGCGAGCGCTGCTGCAAACGCCACAAACAACCATGGTCTTGACGGTAAGACACTTCAAATCAAAACTCTGTCGGTAACGGCAGGTCCACGTTTGAAGAGGTTCAAACCTGCAAGCCGTGGTCGCGCACTTCCATTCCAGAAGCGCTCGAGCCACATCTTGGTTGAAGTAACTGGCGCTGAAAAACCTAAGAAGAAGCCAGTTGCAGCACCTGCAGCTGAGTCTGCAAAGGAGAGCAAATAA
- the rplN gene encoding 50S ribosomal protein L14, whose product MIQQETRLKVTDNSGAKEILCIRVLGGTKRRYARVGDIIVATVKQANPTGNVKRKAVVKAVIVRTRDQIQRPDGSTIAFDDNAAVIINDDKTPKATRVFGPVPRELRDLGYSKIISLAPEVL is encoded by the coding sequence ATGATTCAGCAAGAAACTCGTCTTAAAGTGACCGACAACTCGGGCGCAAAAGAGATTTTGTGTATTCGAGTTCTTGGCGGTACTAAGCGGCGTTATGCTCGTGTCGGTGACATCATTGTTGCTACCGTTAAGCAAGCTAACCCAACTGGTAACGTTAAGCGTAAAGCTGTCGTTAAAGCGGTTATCGTCCGTACGCGTGATCAAATTCAGCGTCCAGACGGAAGCACTATCGCATTTGACGATAACGCAGCAGTAATCATTAACGATGATAAGACTCCTAAGGCGACCCGTGTATTCGGCCCAGTTCCTCGTGAACTTCGTGACCTTGGGTACTCTAAGATCATCAGCTTAGCTCCGGAGGTACTCTAA
- the rplE gene encoding 50S ribosomal protein L5 — translation MATKTTTTAATPRLKALYNEKYVGELQAELKLGNVNQVPKLEKIVVSVGIGKNKDDKRHTEVVRNTLTKITGQAPIDRMAKKSIAGFKIRKGMNRVGISVTLRGARMYEFLDRLANVALPRVRDFHGVGVKFDKGGNYNLGIIEQSIFPELTFEETQVLHGLQVTFTIKNESTEHSRALLEKFGVPFEKEGGKR, via the coding sequence ATGGCTACGAAAACCACCACTACTGCCGCTACTCCTCGCTTGAAAGCTCTGTACAACGAAAAGTACGTCGGAGAACTCCAGGCCGAATTGAAACTCGGTAATGTTAATCAAGTTCCGAAACTCGAAAAGATTGTAGTAAGCGTTGGTATTGGCAAAAATAAGGATGACAAGCGTCACACCGAAGTTGTCCGTAATACTCTGACCAAAATTACTGGTCAGGCACCGATTGACCGTATGGCCAAAAAGTCTATCGCTGGCTTCAAGATCCGTAAGGGTATGAACCGCGTTGGTATAAGTGTTACGCTACGTGGTGCTCGTATGTACGAGTTCCTCGACCGTCTTGCTAACGTTGCATTGCCACGTGTTCGTGACTTTCACGGCGTTGGTGTAAAGTTTGACAAGGGTGGTAACTACAACCTTGGTATCATCGAGCAGTCAATCTTCCCAGAACTTACGTTCGAAGAAACTCAGGTGCTCCACGGTCTGCAGGTTACGTTTACTATTAAAAACGAATCTACTGAACACTCACGCGCACTGTTAGAGAAATTCGGCGTACCATTTGAGAAAGAAGGAGGCAAACGCTAA
- the rpsH gene encoding 30S ribosomal protein S8, which produces MSLQSTDPIADLLTRIRNAAMVGKNEVRVPSSKLKKVVAEQLKKNHYLTDVKVEAGKPRDTLVITINKPGENSPINEISRMSKPGRRVYVGVNEIPKVKSGRGLVLISTSKGVITGREAVKERLGGELLLKVY; this is translated from the coding sequence ATGTCTTTACAATCAACTGACCCAATCGCCGACCTTCTTACCCGCATCCGTAACGCGGCTATGGTTGGCAAGAACGAAGTTCGTGTGCCATCAAGCAAGCTTAAGAAGGTTGTTGCAGAACAACTCAAGAAGAACCACTACCTAACTGACGTTAAAGTAGAAGCTGGTAAACCACGTGACACACTTGTTATCACTATTAACAAGCCAGGCGAAAACAGCCCAATCAACGAGATTTCTCGTATGAGCAAGCCGGGCCGCCGTGTCTATGTTGGTGTTAATGAGATCCCTAAGGTAAAAAGCGGTCGTGGCTTGGTACTTATTAGTACAAGCAAGGGCGTTATCACTGGTCGAGAAGCTGTAAAAGAGCGTCTTGGTGGTGAGTTACTCCTTAAGGTATACTAA
- the rpsE gene encoding 30S ribosomal protein S5 has product MAEQATTNTRSPRAPRRDNRREQVPAEPKQFEELVINIDRVARVVKGGRRFRFKALVVVGDRKTKVGVGVAKGADVQAAIAKATDVAKKNMITVPVANDTIPHEAELKLSGARVLIKPAAPGTGIIAGGVVRQIIGVTGVRNMLSKSLGSTNKVNIAYATIEALKSLVPRDEWLNTPKKAEKKEDK; this is encoded by the coding sequence ATGGCTGAACAAGCTACTACCAACACTCGCTCACCCCGTGCTCCTCGCCGCGACAACCGCCGCGAGCAAGTACCAGCTGAGCCAAAGCAGTTTGAAGAGCTGGTTATCAATATCGACCGCGTGGCCCGCGTTGTAAAGGGTGGACGTCGTTTCCGCTTTAAGGCGCTTGTTGTTGTGGGTGACCGCAAAACCAAGGTTGGTGTCGGTGTCGCTAAGGGTGCCGATGTTCAAGCAGCTATCGCCAAGGCGACGGATGTTGCTAAAAAGAATATGATTACCGTTCCTGTTGCGAACGACACAATTCCGCACGAAGCTGAACTTAAGCTTTCAGGCGCTCGCGTACTGATTAAGCCTGCAGCTCCTGGTACCGGTATTATTGCCGGCGGTGTTGTTCGTCAGATCATCGGTGTAACCGGTGTCCGCAATATGCTTTCTAAGTCACTCGGTTCAACCAACAAAGTGAACATTGCGTACGCTACGATCGAAGCTCTTAAGAGCCTCGTTCCACGCGATGAGTGGCTGAATACCCCCAAAAAGGCTGAAAAGAAGGAGGATAAGTAA
- the rplO gene encoding 50S ribosomal protein L15 → MKYNELQVSANKGRKRVGRGIAAGQGKTAGRGTKGQGARTGKKLRTMFQGGQRALVQAVPKARGFKSLKSPAQIVYIDHLNAFKGKTADNFTLFEAGLISTPFHTVKIIARGELTEKVTLKVQAASASVKAAIEKAGGTFEAVPTPIKKSEKEAEKAEK, encoded by the coding sequence ATGAAATACAACGAACTCCAAGTCAGCGCAAACAAAGGCCGTAAGCGTGTCGGTCGTGGTATTGCTGCCGGCCAGGGTAAGACCGCCGGTCGTGGTACTAAAGGTCAGGGTGCTCGTACGGGTAAGAAACTTCGTACAATGTTCCAGGGTGGACAGCGTGCGCTAGTACAGGCTGTGCCTAAAGCTCGTGGTTTTAAAAGCCTTAAGAGCCCAGCTCAGATTGTCTATATTGACCATCTAAACGCATTCAAGGGTAAGACTGCTGATAACTTTACATTGTTTGAAGCAGGTCTTATATCAACACCATTTCATACAGTTAAGATCATCGCTCGCGGTGAGCTTACTGAAAAGGTGACGTTGAAGGTGCAAGCTGCAAGTGCGAGTGTTAAGGCTGCTATTGAAAAGGCAGGCGGTACATTCGAAGCTGTGCCAACACCTATTAAAAAGAGCGAAAAAGAAGCTGAAAAAGCTGAGAAATAG
- the rpsQ gene encoding 30S ribosomal protein S17, producing the protein MAKTLTGIVTSDVNDKTITVTVTSRETHPIYGKQYTVNRKYAAHDENNEAHKGDKVQIVETRPVSKSKSFKLANIEEKSRGSIELKDDEVKA; encoded by the coding sequence ATGGCCAAGACATTGACCGGTATCGTGACGTCGGATGTCAACGATAAAACCATCACCGTCACTGTTACTAGTCGTGAAACGCATCCTATTTATGGTAAACAGTACACTGTGAACCGCAAGTATGCTGCACACGATGAAAACAATGAAGCTCACAAGGGTGACAAGGTTCAAATCGTTGAGACTCGTCCTGTCTCAAAATCAAAAAGCTTTAAGCTTGCAAACATCGAAGAGAAATCTCGTGGTTCTATTGAGCTTAAAGATGACGAGGTAAAAGCGTAA
- the rplR gene encoding 50S ribosomal protein L18 codes for MANLAKKLLNKSLRKNRVRSKIMGTAERPRLTVTVSNKHVSAQLIDDVKQRTLAAATTVGTKQTGSLAEQAALVGSDIAKKAKKAKINAVVFDRNGRQYAGRLSALADAARKEGLEF; via the coding sequence ATGGCAAACCTCGCTAAAAAACTTCTCAATAAGTCTTTGCGCAAGAACCGCGTTCGTAGCAAGATCATGGGTACGGCTGAGCGTCCACGTCTTACCGTCACTGTTAGCAACAAACACGTTAGCGCGCAACTTATCGATGACGTAAAGCAGCGTACACTTGCTGCTGCAACGACTGTTGGTACAAAGCAGACGGGCTCTCTTGCTGAACAGGCTGCACTTGTAGGCAGTGACATCGCTAAGAAAGCTAAGAAAGCAAAGATTAACGCAGTTGTGTTTGATCGTAATGGTCGCCAGTACGCTGGCCGCCTCTCTGCGCTCGCTGACGCTGCACGTAAGGAAGGTTTGGAGTTCTAA
- the rplC gene encoding 50S ribosomal protein L3, producing MKALLGTKIGMTQIISESGVAVPVTLIQAGPLTVTQVKSVETDGYNAVQVAYGEGKNLSKAVAGHVKTAGVTPKHIREFRVDELPDLKVGDVIDVTKFELGDLVDATGTSKGKGFAGTVKRHNFNTSKKTHGGNGNVRKPGSIGSMYPQKVFKGKRMAGRMGHDRVTVKNLEVAYVDAASNLIGLKGAVPGPKKGLIIIGGEA from the coding sequence ATGAAAGCACTTCTCGGTACCAAAATTGGTATGACCCAAATCATCAGCGAGTCTGGTGTTGCTGTTCCAGTAACACTTATTCAAGCTGGCCCCTTAACTGTGACTCAGGTCAAGTCCGTCGAAACCGACGGCTACAACGCAGTTCAGGTGGCATATGGTGAGGGTAAGAACCTGAGCAAGGCCGTGGCTGGTCACGTAAAGACAGCCGGTGTCACCCCGAAGCATATTCGGGAATTTCGTGTCGATGAACTACCAGACCTTAAGGTCGGGGACGTCATTGATGTAACTAAGTTTGAGCTAGGCGATTTGGTGGACGCGACTGGCACAAGCAAGGGTAAAGGTTTTGCCGGTACGGTAAAACGCCACAACTTTAATACAAGCAAAAAGACCCACGGTGGTAACGGAAACGTTCGTAAGCCTGGTTCTATTGGATCGATGTATCCACAGAAGGTCTTTAAGGGTAAACGCATGGCTGGCCGTATGGGTCACGACCGTGTCACGGTTAAGAACCTTGAGGTAGCGTATGTTGACGCCGCTTCAAACTTGATCGGCCTTAAGGGCGCTGTTCCAGGTCCTAAGAAGGGTCTTATTATTATTGGAGGTGAAGCATAA
- a CDS encoding 50S ribosomal protein L23: MKTITVIPRATEKAYKLGAQNVYLFNVPLDANKQEIMAAVEAQFEVKVTGIKTLVQSGKAVRFSRGKNRYPGTTHRKDSKKAYVTLAEGNSIQVFDTQTEEEKK; this comes from the coding sequence ATGAAAACTATTACTGTTATTCCACGCGCTACTGAAAAAGCTTACAAGCTTGGCGCCCAGAATGTTTATCTCTTTAACGTGCCACTCGACGCTAACAAGCAAGAGATCATGGCTGCAGTAGAGGCACAGTTCGAAGTAAAAGTAACTGGTATCAAGACGCTTGTCCAAAGCGGCAAAGCTGTTCGTTTCTCTCGCGGTAAAAACCGCTACCCAGGAACAACGCACCGTAAAGATAGTAAGAAAGCCTACGTTACCCTCGCAGAGGGCAACAGCATTCAAGTCTTTGATACGCAGACTGAAGAGGAGAAGAAGTAA
- the rplD gene encoding 50S ribosomal protein L4, producing the protein MAETKKAAVSTALPKEVFAVEVPNHELLKLAYDSFLANNRLASATTKQRGEVRGGGKKPWKQKGTGRARFGSSRNPIWRGGGVVFGPRGNENYKLRISTTSKRVALRQALTLASEAGKIVVKDVPATATKTAEMVKFLADNKLDRNVLMVVSEKTPELIRSTANIQNILLVSATYLSVYYLLNADHIVITPSALEAIKKWLTKEEA; encoded by the coding sequence ATGGCTGAGACTAAAAAAGCAGCTGTATCGACTGCTCTCCCTAAAGAAGTTTTTGCAGTAGAGGTTCCTAACCACGAACTGCTAAAACTTGCCTACGATTCGTTCCTAGCCAACAACCGTCTTGCAAGTGCTACAACAAAGCAGCGTGGCGAAGTTCGCGGTGGTGGTAAAAAGCCATGGAAGCAAAAGGGTACTGGCCGCGCACGTTTTGGTTCAAGTCGTAACCCTATTTGGCGTGGTGGTGGTGTCGTATTTGGCCCTCGCGGTAACGAGAACTACAAACTACGAATCAGTACAACCAGCAAGCGCGTTGCGCTTCGCCAGGCACTGACACTCGCGAGTGAAGCTGGCAAGATCGTCGTAAAAGACGTACCTGCTACTGCTACAAAAACTGCAGAGATGGTTAAGTTTCTCGCTGACAATAAGCTCGACCGCAATGTATTGATGGTTGTAAGTGAAAAGACTCCAGAGTTGATTCGCTCAACGGCTAACATTCAGAACATCCTACTTGTCAGTGCAACCTACCTAAGCGTGTACTACCTTTTGAACGCTGACCACATTGTTATAACTCCATCTGCCCTTGAAGCTATTAAAAAATGGCTGACAAAGGAGGAGGCGTAA
- the secY gene encoding preprotein translocase subunit SecY yields MNWKTIFRSLKNKDMQKRLTIVLGIIIAYRLLAHIPVPLAQPTQLKQVISSVVSGSDFGGFLNLLSGGALSSFSIVLVGMSPFITASIITQLLTKAVPSIEELHKDGESGRRKINQWTRMIAVPLAIVQSIAFIYILRQTVLAGNTTALGSTTPVEWVVAVTAMTAGSLLLMWLGELITEQGVGNGISIIIFAGIISQLPNTLATIGQSVFDTSHGAMSVFGWFTIPVNPLAFWVVLAVAIASLVVLYLLVKINEAQRIITINYAKRVHGNSSYGGVKSMLPVKLIAAGVIPVIFAVAFLSLPAFVGQVIKATGNPAYTKLATNLITWFQTPQASTFANGAVSLIYPACYFVLVILFTYFYTGIVFNANEIAENLQKQGGFIEGVRPGIQTEKYLSRTVNRLILFGSIALGIIAVMPFGAEYIFAQLGVNASNLAIGGTGLLIVVSVGLESLRQINSRALMVTYDDYQ; encoded by the coding sequence ATGAACTGGAAAACCATTTTCCGATCACTTAAAAACAAGGACATGCAAAAACGTCTGACGATTGTTCTTGGAATTATTATTGCGTATCGGTTACTTGCACATATTCCTGTGCCACTTGCACAACCAACGCAGCTCAAACAAGTTATCAGTAGCGTTGTAAGCGGCAGCGACTTTGGTGGCTTTCTGAACCTACTCTCTGGCGGTGCACTCTCGAGCTTTTCAATCGTACTCGTGGGCATGAGTCCATTTATTACAGCCTCCATCATTACTCAGCTGCTCACTAAAGCGGTGCCGAGTATTGAAGAGCTGCATAAAGATGGTGAATCTGGCCGTCGGAAGATCAACCAATGGACACGTATGATTGCTGTACCACTAGCCATCGTTCAGTCTATCGCTTTCATCTATATTCTACGTCAAACGGTGCTTGCTGGTAACACCACAGCGCTTGGTTCAACAACACCCGTTGAGTGGGTTGTGGCTGTGACAGCTATGACGGCTGGCTCGCTTCTTCTGATGTGGCTTGGTGAGCTTATTACTGAACAAGGCGTTGGTAATGGTATTAGTATTATTATTTTTGCGGGTATTATTAGCCAACTTCCAAATACATTGGCAACGATAGGTCAGTCAGTATTCGATACTTCTCATGGAGCCATGAGTGTCTTTGGCTGGTTTACTATTCCCGTTAATCCGCTTGCCTTCTGGGTAGTACTGGCGGTGGCCATCGCTTCGCTCGTGGTGCTATATCTATTGGTTAAAATCAATGAAGCCCAGCGTATTATTACCATCAATTATGCAAAACGTGTTCACGGTAATAGTAGCTATGGTGGTGTAAAAAGTATGTTGCCAGTTAAGCTGATTGCTGCTGGTGTGATTCCTGTGATCTTTGCAGTAGCCTTTCTGTCGCTACCAGCCTTTGTCGGCCAGGTTATCAAGGCAACAGGTAACCCAGCGTACACAAAGCTTGCGACTAATCTTATTACATGGTTCCAGACACCTCAGGCTAGTACTTTTGCAAACGGTGCTGTGAGTCTTATCTATCCAGCATGCTATTTTGTGCTCGTTATTCTGTTCACGTACTTCTACACGGGTATTGTATTTAATGCCAATGAAATTGCCGAAAACTTACAAAAGCAGGGCGGCTTTATTGAAGGTGTACGTCCAGGCATTCAGACTGAGAAGTATCTTTCACGTACCGTAAATCGTCTAATCCTCTTCGGATCAATCGCTCTTGGTATTATTGCTGTTATGCCATTTGGCGCCGAGTACATATTTGCGCAGCTTGGTGTTAATGCATCTAACCTTGCAATTGGTGGTACAGGACTTCTCATTGTGGTCTCTGTCGGTCTTGAATCACTCCGTCAGATCAACTCGCGTGCTCTGATGGTAACGTATGACGACTACCAGTAG
- the rplB gene encoding 50S ribosomal protein L2 — protein MPIKAYNPTTPARRGMTSQDLSEVTTRKPLKSLLKSKKQNAGRNNDGRITVRHRGGGVKRHYRLVNHRLAPGLTVTVEEIEYDPNRSARIARVKDQHGLYHYILADTQMTKGKVIVSGDEAPVESSNRMPLSRIPVGSQIYAIEINPGKGAQMVRSAGTKAQLMAKEGDYAQVRLPSGEVRRFRLEATAALGVVGNVQHQNIKIGSAGRNRRKGIRPSVRGKAMNAVDHPNGGGDGGAHGVGGTPKTPWGKLTLGYRTRRRKDTSKMIVRSRHEAKRKR, from the coding sequence ATGCCTATTAAAGCTTACAACCCAACGACTCCTGCTCGCCGCGGTATGACTAGCCAGGACTTAAGCGAAGTTACCACTCGTAAACCGCTTAAAAGCCTGCTAAAAAGCAAAAAACAGAATGCTGGTCGCAATAACGATGGCCGTATTACTGTTCGTCACCGTGGTGGCGGTGTAAAACGCCACTACCGGTTGGTTAATCACCGGCTTGCACCAGGCCTTACGGTTACGGTTGAAGAGATCGAATACGATCCTAACCGCTCTGCTCGTATCGCCCGTGTAAAAGATCAGCACGGTTTGTATCACTACATCCTTGCTGATACGCAAATGACAAAAGGCAAGGTAATAGTAAGCGGCGATGAGGCTCCTGTTGAGTCTTCAAACCGCATGCCTTTATCTCGTATCCCTGTCGGTTCTCAGATCTATGCAATTGAGATCAACCCGGGCAAGGGCGCTCAGATGGTTCGTTCAGCTGGCACAAAAGCACAGCTAATGGCCAAAGAAGGCGACTACGCACAGGTGCGCCTGCCTTCAGGTGAAGTTCGCCGTTTCCGTTTGGAAGCGACAGCTGCACTCGGTGTCGTTGGTAACGTTCAACACCAGAACATCAAGATTGGTTCCGCTGGTCGTAACCGTCGCAAGGGTATTCGCCCAAGCGTACGCGGTAAGGCTATGAACGCTGTAGATCACCCTAACGGTGGTGGTGACGGTGGTGCTCATGGCGTGGGTGGTACACCTAAGACACCATGGGGTAAGTTAACGCTTGGTTACCGTACTCGTCGTCGTAAGGATACGAGCAAGATGATTGTAAGAAGTCGCCATGAAGCGAAGAGGAAGAGGTAG
- the rpsN gene encoding 30S ribosomal protein S14 produces MAKKSMIARDEKRKKMILKFAAKRAELKELGDLEGLAALPNNSSPTRWKNRDFLAGRPRGYMRRFGLNRINFREKASKGEIPGVTKSSW; encoded by the coding sequence ATGGCTAAGAAATCAATGATCGCCCGCGACGAAAAGCGCAAGAAAATGATCCTGAAGTTTGCTGCTAAGCGTGCTGAACTAAAAGAACTCGGTGATCTTGAAGGTCTCGCTGCACTTCCAAATAATAGCAGCCCAACTCGCTGGAAGAACCGTGATTTCCTCGCTGGTCGTCCACGCGGTTATATGCGTCGTTTCGGCCTTAACCGTATTAACTTCCGCGAAAAAGCATCTAAGGGAGAAATCCCTGGTGTAACTAAGAGTAGTTGGTAA
- the rplF gene encoding 50S ribosomal protein L6, translated as MSRIGKLPIDVPAGVTITVDSDVISVKGPKGELTVPHLSDVTVSLEDGKAIVTRKDDERIAKAQHGLQRALLNNAVVGVTKGFEKKLEVNGVGFRVNGGGQALEMSLGFSHPVKYEAPAGINLTVNKMEITVNGIDKQQVGQVAAEIRALKKPEPYKGKGIKYADEVVLRKAGKTGK; from the coding sequence ATGAGTCGAATCGGAAAACTACCAATTGACGTACCTGCCGGTGTGACAATCACGGTCGATTCAGATGTTATCTCAGTCAAAGGCCCTAAGGGTGAACTGACTGTGCCACACCTGAGCGACGTTACTGTCTCACTTGAAGATGGCAAAGCTATTGTTACTCGTAAAGATGACGAGCGTATCGCAAAGGCGCAGCATGGTTTGCAGCGCGCACTTCTTAACAACGCTGTTGTTGGCGTGACAAAAGGATTTGAGAAAAAACTAGAGGTCAACGGTGTTGGTTTCCGCGTAAACGGCGGCGGCCAGGCACTTGAGATGAGCCTCGGCTTCTCTCACCCTGTTAAATACGAAGCTCCAGCTGGTATTAACCTTACTGTTAACAAGATGGAAATCACCGTTAATGGTATTGACAAGCAGCAGGTTGGCCAAGTAGCGGCAGAAATCCGTGCGCTTAAAAAGCCTGAACCTTACAAGGGTAAGGGTATTAAATATGCCGACGAAGTTGTCCTTCGCAAGGCAGGAAAGACTGGTAAGTAA
- the rpsS gene encoding 30S ribosomal protein S19, producing the protein MSRSLKKGPFVDFKLAKKVAALSQDDRTIIKTWARASTISPEMVGRTIAVHNGRVHVPVLVSENMVGHKLGEFSPTRKFRKHGGKDKK; encoded by the coding sequence ATGAGTCGTTCACTCAAAAAAGGCCCATTCGTCGACTTCAAGCTTGCTAAAAAAGTAGCTGCTTTAAGCCAAGACGATCGAACTATCATCAAGACCTGGGCACGTGCTAGTACCATTAGCCCAGAGATGGTAGGCCGAACGATCGCTGTTCACAACGGTCGTGTACACGTACCTGTGCTTGTTTCGGAAAACATGGTTGGCCACAAACTCGGTGAGTTTAGTCCAACTCGTAAGTTCCGTAAGCATGGCGGAAAGGATAAGAAGTAA
- the rplX gene encoding 50S ribosomal protein L24 — protein sequence MAQRIQKDDVVKIISGANKGVTGKVLAVLGKKNVALVEGVGTKHRHVKPSQLNPRGGSKDIHVATPLHKLALVVDEKTSKTSRIGYVKNADGAKIRLARQAKNKEIK from the coding sequence ATGGCACAACGTATTCAAAAAGACGATGTCGTTAAGATCATCTCTGGCGCAAACAAAGGTGTAACTGGTAAGGTGCTCGCCGTTCTTGGTAAAAAGAACGTTGCTCTTGTTGAAGGCGTTGGCACAAAGCACCGTCACGTTAAGCCAAGTCAGCTTAACCCACGTGGCGGTAGCAAAGATATCCACGTTGCAACTCCTCTTCACAAGCTTGCGCTTGTTGTAGATGAGAAGACTAGCAAAACAAGCCGCATCGGTTACGTAAAGAATGCTGACGGTGCCAAGATTCGTCTTGCTCGCCAAGCTAAGAATAAGGAGATCAAGTAA
- the rpsC gene encoding 30S ribosomal protein S3 has product MGQKVNPISFRLQVHKNWDSRWFAGKKDFAKWLAEDIKIRDLIEKKFASRPTIARIEIERSANLITITIHTAKAGVVIGRGGAGVTELKAQIEKIASLPVRINIEEVKRPELAAKLVAENIARQLERRINFRRATKMAAQNTMNAGAKGVRIQVAGRLNNAEMARREKISEGSVPLHTLRADIDFHSARAMLPGAGIVGVKVWIYKGERTDR; this is encoded by the coding sequence ATGGGTCAAAAAGTAAATCCTATTAGCTTCCGCTTGCAAGTTCACAAAAACTGGGATTCACGCTGGTTTGCCGGCAAAAAAGATTTTGCCAAGTGGCTTGCGGAAGATATCAAGATCCGCGATCTGATCGAAAAGAAGTTCGCATCACGCCCAACAATCGCTCGTATCGAGATTGAGCGTTCGGCAAACCTCATCACTATTACTATCCACACAGCAAAAGCTGGTGTTGTGATTGGTCGTGGTGGTGCAGGTGTTACGGAGCTGAAGGCTCAGATCGAAAAGATCGCCAGTCTTCCAGTTCGTATTAACATCGAAGAAGTGAAACGTCCTGAACTCGCTGCCAAGTTGGTAGCCGAAAACATTGCTCGTCAACTCGAGCGTCGTATCAACTTCCGCCGTGCAACCAAGATGGCTGCACAAAACACTATGAATGCAGGCGCCAAGGGTGTCCGTATTCAGGTGGCTGGTCGTTTGAACAACGCTGAAATGGCTCGTCGTGAAAAGATTAGCGAGGGCTCAGTTCCTCTTCACACACTTCGTGCTGACATTGACTTCCACTCTGCTCGCGCTATGCTGCCTGGTGCAGGTATCGTAGGTGTAAAGGTCTGGATCTATAAGGGCGAAAGGACGGATCGGTAA